A part of Ziziphus jujuba cultivar Dongzao chromosome 8, ASM3175591v1 genomic DNA contains:
- the LOC125421406 gene encoding nematode resistance protein-like HSPRO2 — translation MVDLEWKAKIVSSDMPSKSPKLSNKLHISVPMPPSFRTVQAEISTASSSSCSAYEHYLRLPELRKLWSSKEFPDWKNESILKPALQALEITFRFISIVSSDPRPYANQREWKRRLESLTTNQIEVIAMLCEDEVEDGETRGRAPIVDLSSSKGVLARDGSYAEVWKIPGETTVVSRTSEASLLPRLVTWQKSEDVAQKILYSLECEMRRCPYTLGLGEPNLAGKPNLDYDLVCKPAEVHSLKKSPYDFVGNYENQTVYTTHQLLESWIFVSQELLRRVADRVEGKDFEKASSDCYMIERIWKLLAEIEDLHLLMDPDDFLRLKNQLGVKSMEDSEAFCFRSKALVEIAKQSKDLKHKVPNILGVEVDPKGGPRIQEAAMKLYSEKKGFEKIHLLQALQAIESALKRFFYAYKQVLVIVMGSLEAKGNRVVVSDACDSLSQIFLEPTYFPSLDAAKTFLGDILTHEHGGVHVLDRRTRRKQSWE, via the coding sequence ATGGTAGATTTGGAGTGGAAAGCAAAGATAGTATCTTCAGACATGCCCAGCAAATCCCCAAAGCTCTCTAACAAGCTCCATATTTCGGTGCCGATGCCGCCTTCGTTTCGTACCGTACAAGCCGAAATCTCAActgcttcttcctcttcttgctctgCATACGAACACTATCTTCGTCTTCCTGAGTTGAGAAAGCTATGGAGCTCTAAGGAGTTTCCCGACTGGAAAAACGAGTCCATATTGAAACCGGCTTTGCAGGCTCTAGAAATTACGTTCCGGTTCATTTCGATCGTGTCATCGGACCCCAGACCGTACGCGAACCAGAGGGAATGGAAACGTCGGCTCGAGTCCCTCACCACGAATCAGATCGAAGTCATCGCTATGCTGTGCGAAGACGAGGTAGAAGACGGCGAGACTCGTGGAAGAGCCCCCATCGTTGATTTGAGCTCATCGAAAGGCGTGCTGGCTCGCGATGGAAGCTACGCCGAGGTATGGAAGATTCCCGGCGAGACAACGGTGGTGAGCCGTACAAGCGAAGCGAGCCTCCTTCCTCGGCTGGTTACGTGGCAGAAATCGGAGGATGTGGCGCAGAAAATCTTGTACTCGCTGGAGTGCGAGATGCGGAGGTGTCCGTACACCCTGGGTTTGGGGGAGCCGAACCTTGCCGGGAAACCGAACCTTGATTACGACCTGGTTTGCAAGCCCGCCGAAGTACATTCactgaagaagagtccgtacgATTTCGTCGGCAACTACGAGAACCAGACGGTGTACACCACGCACCAGCTGCTGGAGTCGTGGATCTTCGTCTCCCAAGAGCTTCTCAGGCGAGTCGCGGATCGAGTCGAAGGGAAAGATTTCGAAAAAGCCTCGAGCGATTGCTATATGATCGAGCGCATCTGGAAGCTTCTCGCCGAGATCGAAGATCTTCACCTTCTGATGGACCCCGACGATTTCCTGAGGCTGAAGAACCAGTTGGGCGTGAAATCAATGGAGGATTCGGAAGCCTTCTGCTTCAGATCGAAGGCGCTCGTGGAGATCGCAAAGCAGAGTAAGGACCTGAAGCACAAAGTTCCTAACATTTTGGGTGTGGAGGTTGATCCAAAAGGTGGGCCGAGGATCCAAGAAGCCGCCATGAAACTGTACTCGGAGAAGAAGGGATTCGAGAAGATTCATCTTCTTCAGGCTTTGCAGGCGATCGAATCGGCGCTCAAGAGGTTCTTCTACGCGTACAAGCAAGTGCTTGTGATCGTGATGGGAAGCTTGGAAGCCAAAGGGAACCGAGTTGTGGTGAGTGACGCGTGTGACTCACTGAGTCAGATATTCCTGGAGCCGACCTATTTTCCGAGCTTGGACGCGGCGAAGACTTTTCTAGGCGATATTTTGACTCATGAACATGGAGGAGTTCATGTTTTGGATAGACGAACTCGGAGGAAACAGTCATGGGAATAG
- the LOC107413777 gene encoding large ribosomal subunit protein uL10 produces the protein MVTKSSKAEKKIAYDAKLCRLLDEYSQVLVVAADNVGSNQLQNIRQGLRGDSIVLMGKNTMMKRSIRIHSENTGNQTFLNLIPLLVGNVGLIFTKGDLKEVSEEVAKYKVGAPARVGLIAPIDVVVPPGNTGLDPSQTSFFQVLNIPTKINKGTVEIITPVELIRKGDKVGSSEAALLAKLGIRPFSYGLVVLSVYDNGSVFSPEVLDLTEDDLVVKFATGVSMVTSLALAISFPTLAAAPHMFINAYKNVLAIALATEYSFPQADEVKEYLKDPSKFAVAAAPAAAAASGSAPAPAKEEEKKEEPAEESDDDMGFSLFD, from the exons ATGGTGACGAAGTCCTCCAAGGCCGAGAAGAAGATCGCTTACGATGCCAAGCTATGCCGACTCCTTGACGAGTACAGCCAGGTCCTGGTTGTGGCCGCCGACAACGTCGGTTCTAACCAGCTCCAGAACATCAGGCAAGGTCTCCGTGGCGACTCCATTGTGCTTATGGGAAAGAACACCATGATGAAGCGTTCTATCAGAATTCATTCCGAGAACACCGGCAACCAGACCTTCCTTAATCTCATCCCCCTTCTCGTG GGAAATGTGGGTCTTATCTTCACAAAGGGTGATTTGAAGGAAGTCAGTGAAGAGGTTGCCAAGTACAAG GTTGGAGCACCTGCTCGTGTTGGTTTGATTGCCCCAATTGATGTTGTTGTTCCTCCTGGCAACACTGGGCTCGACCCATCTCAGACCTCTTTCTTCCAG GTTCTTAACATTCCCACCAAAATTAACAAGGGTACTGTTGAAATTATCACCCCAGTGGAGCTCATTAGGAAGGGTGACAAGGTTGGCTCTTCTGAGGCTGCTCTCCTTGCTAAGCTTGGAATTAGGCCCTTTTCATATGGTCTTGTTGTCCTGTCTGTGTATGACAACGGTTCCGTCTTTAGCCCAGAGGTGCTTGATCTGACTGAAGATGACCTTGTCGTGAAGTTTGCTACTGGTGTCTCCATGGTTACCTCATTAGCATTAGCCATTTCATTTCCAACCCTAGCTGCTGCTCCTCACATGTTTATCAATGCTTACAAGAATGTGCTGGCTATCGCACTTGCCACTGAGTATTCCTTCCCACAAGCAGATGAAGTTAAGGAGTATCTAAAG GATCCTAGCAAGTTCGCTGTTGCTGCTGCAccagctgctgctgctgctagtGGTTCTGCCCCTGCTCCTGCCAAGGAGgaagaaaagaaggaagaacCAGCTGAAGAATCAGATGACGACATGGGTTTCAGTTTATTTGACTAA